A single window of Modestobacter italicus DNA harbors:
- the fliQ gene encoding flagellar biosynthesis protein FliQ, with translation MTDTDVTEIATQTMLVAAKVAAPILLTALLVGFMISLFQAATQIQEQTLSFVPKMIAVAIALLVTGNWVLSELISFTQQLFGELPRLLGQS, from the coding sequence GTGACCGACACCGACGTCACCGAGATCGCCACCCAGACGATGCTCGTGGCGGCCAAGGTCGCCGCCCCGATCCTGCTCACCGCCCTGCTGGTCGGTTTCATGATCTCGCTGTTCCAGGCGGCGACCCAGATCCAGGAACAGACGCTGTCCTTCGTGCCCAAGATGATCGCGGTCGCGATCGCGCTGCTGGTGACCGGCAACTGGGTGCTCTCGGAGCTCATCTCGTTCACCCAGCAGCTGTTCGGTGAGCTGCCGCGGCTGCTCGGCCAGAGCTGA
- a CDS encoding PhoH family protein, giving the protein MTTRRTFVLDTSVLLSDPGALLRFDGHDVVLPLVVISELEAKRDHPELGWFARQTLRALDDLRLQHGRLDAPVPVGDQGSTVHVELNHSDPSVLPAGFRNDSNDSRIMVVALNLRGEGRDVCLITKDVPLRVKAAALGLETDEYRALGAVDAGWTGMAELSVDESEIQSLYERGSVHLPAAAELPTHTGLVLLSARGSALGRVLPDKQVRLVRGDRDAFGLHGRSAEQRIALDLLLDPEIGIVSMGGRAGTGKSALALCAGLESVMERRAHKKVVIFRPLYAVGGQELGYLPGSEGEKMAPWAQAVFDTLGALVSSEVVTEILARGLIEVLPLTHIRGRSLHDSFVIVDEAQSLERGVLLTVLSRLGTNSRVVLTHDVAQRDNLRVGRHDGVTAVIEALKGHPLFAHVTLTRSERSPIAALVTEMLEDLPL; this is encoded by the coding sequence GTGACCACTCGCCGCACGTTCGTCCTCGACACCTCCGTCCTGCTCTCCGACCCGGGCGCGCTGCTGCGCTTCGACGGGCACGACGTGGTGCTGCCCCTCGTGGTCATCAGCGAGCTGGAGGCCAAGCGCGACCACCCGGAACTCGGCTGGTTCGCCCGGCAGACCCTGCGCGCGCTCGACGACCTGCGGCTCCAGCACGGCCGGCTCGACGCCCCCGTCCCGGTCGGCGACCAGGGCAGCACGGTGCACGTGGAGCTGAACCACAGCGATCCCTCGGTGCTGCCGGCCGGCTTCCGCAACGACAGCAACGACAGCCGGATCATGGTGGTCGCGCTCAACCTCCGCGGTGAGGGCCGCGACGTCTGCCTCATCACCAAGGACGTCCCGCTCCGGGTCAAGGCCGCGGCGCTGGGCCTGGAGACCGACGAGTACCGGGCGCTGGGCGCCGTCGACGCCGGCTGGACCGGGATGGCCGAGCTCTCCGTCGACGAGTCGGAGATCCAGTCGCTCTACGAGCGCGGGTCGGTGCACCTGCCGGCTGCCGCGGAGCTGCCCACCCACACCGGGCTGGTGCTGCTGTCCGCCCGCGGCTCGGCGCTGGGCCGGGTGCTGCCGGACAAGCAGGTGCGGCTGGTCCGCGGCGACCGGGACGCCTTCGGCCTGCACGGCCGGTCCGCCGAGCAGCGGATCGCGCTGGACCTGCTGCTGGACCCGGAGATCGGGATCGTGTCGATGGGCGGCCGCGCGGGCACCGGCAAGTCGGCGCTGGCGCTGTGCGCGGGCCTGGAGTCGGTGATGGAGCGGCGGGCGCACAAGAAGGTCGTGATCTTCCGGCCGCTGTACGCCGTCGGCGGCCAGGAGCTCGGCTACCTGCCCGGCAGCGAGGGCGAGAAGATGGCGCCCTGGGCGCAGGCGGTCTTCGACACCCTCGGCGCGCTGGTCTCCTCCGAGGTGGTCACCGAGATCCTGGCCCGCGGGCTGATCGAGGTGCTGCCGCTGACCCACATCCGCGGGCGGTCGCTGCACGACTCGTTCGTGATCGTCGACGAGGCGCAGTCCCTGGAGCGCGGGGTGCTGCTCACCGTGCTGTCCCGGCTGGGCACCAACAGCCGGGTGGTGCTGACCCACGACGTCGCGCAGCGGGACAACCTGCGGGTCGGCCGGCACGACGGCGTCACGGCGGTGATCGAGGCGCTGAAGGGCCACCCGCTGTTCGCCCACGTGACCCTGACCCGCTCCGAGCGCTCGCCGATCGCCGCCCTGGTCACCGAGATGCTCGAGGACCTGCCGCTCTGA
- the fliP gene encoding flagellar type III secretion system pore protein FliP (The bacterial flagellar biogenesis protein FliP forms a type III secretion system (T3SS)-type pore required for flagellar assembly.) produces MTAALPVLLPAPALSPADGAAARRRRIAWLLPLLVLTVVALWFVLADPASAAPTAPTAPTAPVAPVVDDGGVDISVGGNSPSQAVTLILAITVLSIAPSALLLVTSFTKMLVVLSLTRNALGLASSPPNQVLTGIALFLTIFVMGPVFSDINEVAVQPYLDGTISASQAYDVGEAPLKSFLLDNTRDDELKLMIGLSGEEKPADEASVSMLTLIPAFVLSELKSAFIIGLVIFIPFLVLDMLVSAALMSMGMMMVPPSVVALPFKLLLFVMVDGWALITTALVGSYS; encoded by the coding sequence GTGACCGCCGCGCTCCCGGTCCTGCTGCCGGCCCCGGCCCTGAGCCCCGCGGACGGTGCCGCGGCCCGCCGCCGCCGCATCGCCTGGCTGCTGCCGCTGCTGGTGCTGACCGTCGTCGCGCTGTGGTTCGTGCTGGCCGACCCCGCCTCCGCGGCGCCGACCGCGCCCACCGCACCCACGGCCCCGGTCGCCCCGGTGGTCGACGACGGCGGGGTCGACATCTCCGTCGGCGGCAACAGCCCCAGCCAGGCCGTCACCCTGATCCTGGCGATCACGGTGCTGTCCATCGCGCCGTCGGCCCTGCTGCTGGTCACCTCGTTCACCAAGATGCTCGTGGTGCTGTCGCTGACCCGCAACGCCCTGGGCCTGGCCTCGTCGCCGCCCAACCAGGTGCTCACCGGGATCGCGCTGTTCCTCACCATCTTCGTGATGGGCCCGGTGTTCTCCGACATCAACGAGGTCGCCGTCCAGCCCTACCTCGACGGCACGATCAGCGCCTCGCAGGCCTACGACGTCGGCGAGGCGCCGCTGAAGAGCTTCCTGCTGGACAACACCCGGGACGACGAGCTGAAGCTCATGATCGGCCTGTCCGGCGAGGAGAAGCCGGCCGACGAGGCGTCGGTGAGCATGCTGACCCTGATCCCGGCGTTCGTGCTCTCCGAGCTCAAGAGCGCCTTCATCATCGGACTGGTCATCTTCATCCCGTTCCTGGTGCTGGACATGCTGGTCAGCGCCGCGCTGATGTCGATGGGCATGATGATGGTGCCGCCGTCGGTCGTGGCGCTGCCGTTCAAGCTGCTGCTGTTCGTGATGGTCGACGGCTGGGCGCTGATCACCACGGCGTTGGTGGGGTCCTACTCGTGA
- the flhA gene encoding flagellar biosynthesis protein FlhA → MGKLTKVAVPIGVVSIVLMLVVPLPAAVLDLLLGFNIVASLLILLVSMQIKRPLDFAVFPSLVLIATLMRLALNVSSTRLVLSDGYAGKVIEAFGHFVIGGSLIVGLVIFVILTIIQFVVITNGAGRVAEVGARFTLDAMPGKQMAIDADLNAGLINETQARKRRQEVTSEADFYGSMDGASKFVKGDAIAAIIITMINLIGGFAIGIMQKGMAPADAVSTYSLLTVGDGLVSQIPALLISTATGLIVTRSASSSDMGTDLLDQLGRNKQPVRIAGGAALALCLIPGLPKLPFLVIGGLFLFLSTRLTEKPDVDEEALAAAQAPDEPQPDSPEAIVERMRVDPLELEVAFDLVELVDTARGGDLLDRVKALRRKVAMETGLVIPLVRTRDNLDLPGSQYVIWLNGVPAARGNSPAGTVLAIGDHLEGLPGKPTTEPVFGLAAKWVPAELQRQAEMAGATVVDRSSVITTHLAEVVRQNASALLGREDVKVLVEMVRRSHPAVVEELTPALLSLGEVQRVLHALLDEGVSIRDLVRIFEALSLRAKKSTDLDGLVEAVRAALGGAISQPYVTPDERLHVITLDPAFEQRLLEAVRPTENGQVLALDGHTVDSLVRGCTELLDQADRLNLSPVLVCSPQVRAALSRLVRQVLPRLSVISYNEVSRTAQIESLGVVNGAFAVR, encoded by the coding sequence GTGGGAAAGCTGACGAAGGTCGCCGTCCCCATCGGGGTCGTCTCCATCGTCCTGATGCTCGTCGTCCCGCTGCCGGCCGCCGTGCTGGACCTGCTGCTCGGCTTCAACATCGTCGCGTCGCTGCTGATCCTGCTGGTCTCCATGCAGATCAAGCGGCCGCTGGACTTCGCCGTCTTCCCGTCGCTGGTGCTCATCGCGACGCTGATGCGGCTGGCGCTGAACGTCTCCTCGACCCGCCTGGTGCTCAGCGACGGCTACGCCGGCAAGGTCATCGAGGCCTTCGGGCACTTCGTCATCGGCGGCTCGCTGATCGTCGGCCTGGTGATCTTCGTGATCCTCACGATCATCCAGTTCGTCGTCATCACCAACGGTGCCGGCCGCGTCGCCGAGGTCGGCGCCCGCTTCACCCTCGACGCGATGCCCGGCAAGCAGATGGCGATCGACGCCGACCTCAACGCCGGCCTGATCAACGAGACGCAGGCACGCAAGCGCCGCCAGGAGGTCACCTCCGAGGCCGACTTCTACGGCTCGATGGACGGCGCCAGCAAGTTCGTCAAGGGCGACGCCATCGCCGCGATCATCATCACGATGATCAACCTGATCGGCGGCTTCGCGATCGGGATCATGCAGAAGGGCATGGCGCCGGCCGACGCCGTCTCCACCTACTCGCTGCTGACCGTCGGCGACGGCCTGGTCTCCCAGATCCCCGCCCTGCTGATCTCCACCGCGACCGGCCTCATCGTCACCCGCTCGGCCTCCTCGAGCGACATGGGCACCGACCTCCTCGACCAGCTCGGCCGCAACAAGCAGCCGGTGCGGATCGCCGGCGGCGCCGCCCTGGCGCTGTGCCTGATCCCCGGCCTGCCCAAGCTGCCGTTCCTGGTGATCGGCGGGCTCTTCCTGTTCCTCTCCACCCGGCTGACCGAGAAGCCGGACGTCGACGAGGAGGCCCTGGCCGCCGCGCAGGCACCCGACGAGCCGCAGCCGGACTCCCCCGAGGCGATCGTCGAGCGGATGCGCGTGGACCCGCTGGAGCTCGAGGTCGCGTTCGACCTCGTCGAGCTGGTCGACACCGCCCGCGGCGGCGACCTGCTGGACCGGGTCAAGGCGCTGCGCCGCAAGGTCGCCATGGAGACCGGCCTGGTGATCCCGCTGGTGCGCACCCGGGACAACCTGGACCTGCCCGGCTCGCAGTACGTCATCTGGCTCAACGGCGTCCCGGCGGCGCGGGGCAACTCCCCCGCCGGCACCGTGCTCGCCATCGGCGACCACCTGGAGGGCCTGCCGGGCAAGCCCACCACCGAGCCGGTGTTCGGGCTGGCCGCCAAGTGGGTCCCCGCGGAGCTGCAGCGGCAGGCCGAGATGGCCGGCGCGACCGTCGTCGACCGCTCGTCGGTCATCACCACCCACCTGGCCGAGGTGGTCCGGCAGAACGCGTCGGCGCTGCTGGGCCGGGAGGACGTGAAGGTGCTGGTGGAGATGGTCCGCCGCTCGCACCCGGCCGTCGTCGAGGAGCTCACCCCCGCGCTGCTCAGCCTGGGCGAGGTGCAGCGGGTGCTGCACGCGCTGCTGGACGAGGGCGTCTCCATCCGCGACCTGGTCCGCATCTTCGAGGCGCTGTCGCTGCGGGCGAAGAAGTCCACGGACCTCGACGGTCTGGTCGAGGCGGTCCGCGCCGCCCTCGGCGGCGCGATCAGCCAGCCGTACGTGACGCCGGACGAGCGGCTGCACGTGATCACCCTCGACCCGGCGTTCGAGCAGCGCCTGCTCGAGGCCGTCCGCCCCACCGAGAACGGTCAGGTGCTGGCCCTGGACGGCCACACCGTCGACTCCCTCGTCCGGGGCTGCACCGAGCTGCTCGACCAGGCCGACCGGCTCAACCTCTCCCCCGTGCTCGTCTGCTCCCCGCAGGTGCGCGCCGCCCTGTCCCGCCTGGTCCGCCAGGTCCTGCCCCGGCTGTCGGTGATCTCGTACAACGAGGTCTCCCGCACGGCCCAGATCGAGTCCCTGGGAGTGGTGAACGGTGCCTTCGCAGTCCGTTGA
- a CDS encoding DUF559 domain-containing protein, whose protein sequence is MTWDVDALVGPTGWITRQRLVHRVDRGTVDAWVATGRLVRLQPGVYATPVAARDWRTRVAALAHVRGAVVSHGTALALWDLLPPAGGPVHLTVGASRSARGSAGVLLHRSPDIGELTRRVSGIPVTCVARAVVDAWGWSRGQARPSLRAAAISAVRRRLCSAGDIAAELARRPRLPGRTELAELVQLLADGCQSELEIWGCLHVLRAPGMPPFVQQRRITVAGERFALDAAYDDVLLAVEMDGAAWHGSRRQREDDIRRDAVLATVGWQTLRFGYARMTGDAAGCQQDVRSTHAARRRLFGVR, encoded by the coding sequence GTGACCTGGGACGTCGACGCACTGGTGGGCCCGACCGGCTGGATCACCCGGCAGCGGCTCGTCCACCGGGTGGACCGGGGCACGGTGGACGCGTGGGTGGCCACCGGTCGGCTGGTCCGGTTGCAGCCCGGCGTGTACGCCACACCGGTGGCCGCCCGGGACTGGCGGACGCGGGTGGCCGCACTGGCGCACGTCCGTGGCGCCGTGGTCAGCCACGGCACGGCCCTGGCATTGTGGGACCTGCTGCCACCGGCAGGCGGGCCGGTGCACCTCACCGTCGGGGCCTCGCGCAGCGCCCGAGGGTCGGCCGGCGTGCTGCTGCACCGTTCTCCCGACATCGGCGAGCTCACCCGCCGGGTGTCCGGCATCCCCGTCACCTGCGTCGCGCGCGCCGTGGTCGATGCCTGGGGCTGGTCGCGAGGTCAGGCCCGCCCCTCGCTGCGGGCGGCGGCGATCTCGGCGGTGCGTCGACGCCTCTGCTCGGCGGGGGACATCGCGGCGGAGCTCGCCCGTCGGCCGCGGCTGCCGGGCCGCACGGAGCTCGCCGAGCTGGTCCAGCTGCTGGCCGACGGGTGCCAGTCCGAGCTGGAGATCTGGGGGTGCCTGCACGTCCTGCGCGCACCCGGCATGCCGCCCTTCGTGCAGCAGCGGAGGATCACCGTGGCCGGTGAGCGCTTCGCGCTGGACGCCGCCTACGACGACGTCCTGCTGGCCGTGGAGATGGACGGCGCGGCCTGGCACGGCTCCCGTCGGCAACGCGAGGACGACATCCGGCGGGACGCGGTGCTCGCCACGGTCGGCTGGCAGACCCTCCGGTTCGGCTACGCCCGGATGACCGGCGATGCCGCGGGGTGCCAGCAGGACGTCCGGTCGACCCATGCCGCGCGCCGGCGGCTGTTCGGTGTGCGCTGA
- a CDS encoding ABC transporter permease encodes MSTATTAPPTPTTTEPRSSVARDTYTVFARAMRMSLRNPAWLVISLMQPVLYIVLFGPLLEPLSSQLGSGNAYQLFVPGILVQLGIFGALFVGFGLIAEYRAGVIESQRVTPASRTALLLGRVMRDVVVLLVQGTLLVLVSIPLGLRAPVLGVVLTLVVIALLGAAFASVSYALALTLKSEDAFAPLLNAVVLPVLLLSGILLPMTLAPGWLQAVSDVNPLKHVVEGARSFFDGDYGSSTAWWGAGLTVAMGLLGWWFGVRRFRQESS; translated from the coding sequence ATGAGCACCGCGACCACCGCCCCGCCGACCCCGACGACGACCGAGCCGAGGAGCAGCGTCGCCCGGGACACCTACACGGTGTTCGCCCGGGCGATGCGGATGTCGCTGCGCAACCCGGCCTGGCTGGTGATCAGCCTGATGCAGCCGGTGCTGTACATCGTGCTGTTCGGCCCGCTGCTCGAGCCGCTGAGCAGCCAGCTCGGGTCGGGCAACGCCTACCAGCTGTTCGTGCCGGGCATCCTCGTGCAGCTGGGCATCTTCGGCGCGCTGTTCGTCGGCTTCGGCCTGATCGCCGAGTACCGGGCCGGGGTCATCGAGAGCCAGCGGGTCACCCCGGCCAGCCGGACCGCGCTGCTGCTGGGCCGGGTGATGCGCGACGTCGTCGTCCTGCTGGTGCAGGGCACGCTGCTGGTCCTGGTGTCGATCCCGCTGGGGCTGCGCGCGCCGGTGCTCGGGGTGGTGCTGACCCTGGTCGTCATCGCGCTGCTCGGGGCGGCGTTCGCCTCGGTCTCCTACGCGCTGGCGCTCACGCTCAAGAGCGAGGACGCCTTCGCGCCGCTGCTCAACGCCGTCGTCCTGCCGGTCCTGCTGCTGTCGGGGATCCTGCTGCCGATGACGCTGGCCCCGGGCTGGCTGCAGGCGGTCAGCGACGTCAACCCGCTCAAGCACGTCGTCGAGGGCGCCCGGTCGTTCTTCGACGGCGACTACGGCAGCAGCACCGCCTGGTGGGGTGCCGGGCTGACGGTGGCCATGGGGTTGCTCGGCTGGTGGTTCGGCGTCCGACGTTTCCGGCAGGAGTCGAGCTGA
- the fliR gene encoding flagellar biosynthetic protein FliR, with translation MDLQVPSATLAALLLATVRASGFVIMAPPFNSAAIPVAVKGALAMALAVVVFPHISGDLPTITAGFLIVSAVTEALIGAALGFVIQVLFTAVQLAGDLIDLSGGFSLQPAYDPLSLTTHSSIGKLHYMLATTLLFTSGGHLLLVRGFVTSYEGLPVGGSMPTDQLGSTLVTVFSMMFLAALQIAGPMVAVLLLADVALALLSKAAPSLNIFAFGFPVKILLTLTLLGLTFPLLPPALDALMNTGLEAITSFRSG, from the coding sequence GTGGACCTCCAGGTCCCCTCGGCGACCCTGGCCGCGCTGCTGCTGGCCACGGTGCGTGCCAGCGGGTTCGTGATCATGGCGCCGCCGTTCAACTCGGCGGCCATCCCGGTCGCGGTGAAGGGCGCGCTGGCCATGGCGCTGGCGGTCGTGGTGTTCCCGCACATCAGCGGCGACCTGCCGACGATCACCGCGGGCTTCCTCATCGTCAGCGCGGTCACCGAGGCCCTCATCGGCGCCGCGCTGGGCTTCGTCATCCAGGTGCTGTTCACCGCCGTCCAGCTGGCCGGCGACCTGATCGACCTCTCCGGCGGGTTCTCCCTGCAGCCGGCCTACGACCCGCTGTCGCTGACCACGCACTCCTCGATCGGCAAGCTCCACTACATGCTGGCGACCACGCTGCTGTTCACCAGCGGCGGGCACCTGCTGCTGGTCCGCGGCTTCGTCACCTCCTACGAGGGGCTGCCGGTGGGCGGCTCGATGCCCACCGACCAGCTGGGCTCCACCCTCGTCACGGTCTTCTCCATGATGTTCCTGGCCGCCCTGCAGATCGCCGGCCCGATGGTCGCGGTGCTGCTGCTCGCCGACGTCGCCCTGGCCCTGCTGTCCAAGGCCGCCCCGTCGCTGAACATCTTCGCGTTCGGGTTCCCGGTGAAGATCCTGCTCACCCTGACCCTGCTCGGGCTCACCTTCCCGCTCCTGCCGCCCGCCCTCGACGCGCTGATGAACACCGGCCTCGAGGCGATCACCTCCTTCCGGAGCGGGTAG
- a CDS encoding EscU/YscU/HrcU family type III secretion system export apparatus switch protein, producing the protein MAKDGPGGEKTEKPTAQKLKQARKDGQIPRTQELGTWLGAAAASVLLPMLVGRAFGSVRQLFVQIGTVAADPQPAALSALMGQALFAFLGAVLPIALGMMLVGTLASAAQGGVVLSGKGIKPTLGKLNPLPGLKRMFGTHGLWESIKALIKTIALAVVIWATSDKAQHLVSASGALPLSEVTRVFTESAVLMFRVVGITGLAIALADYLVVRHQTMTKLKMSQYEIKQEHKNSEGDPHMKAQRRATQMAMSRNRMMAEVADADVLLINPTHVAVALKYEPLRGAPRVVAKGAGEVATRLRARAEECRVPMVQDIPLARALHGSCDIGQEVPAQLFTAVARVLAFVMHLSNRGVRGGVHRPGFEAPDVAGLPRARRR; encoded by the coding sequence ATGGCCAAGGACGGACCGGGTGGTGAGAAGACAGAGAAGCCGACAGCGCAGAAGCTGAAGCAGGCCCGCAAGGACGGGCAGATCCCGCGGACGCAGGAGCTGGGCACCTGGCTCGGCGCGGCCGCCGCCAGCGTGCTGCTGCCGATGCTCGTCGGCCGCGCGTTCGGTTCGGTCCGCCAGCTGTTCGTGCAGATCGGCACGGTGGCCGCCGACCCGCAGCCGGCCGCGCTCTCCGCGCTGATGGGCCAGGCGCTGTTCGCCTTCCTCGGCGCGGTCCTCCCGATCGCGCTGGGCATGATGCTGGTCGGCACGCTGGCCTCGGCCGCCCAGGGCGGGGTGGTGCTCAGCGGCAAGGGGATCAAGCCGACGCTGGGCAAGCTCAACCCGCTGCCCGGGCTCAAGCGGATGTTCGGCACCCACGGGCTCTGGGAGTCGATCAAGGCGCTGATCAAGACGATCGCGCTCGCCGTGGTCATCTGGGCGACGTCGGACAAGGCCCAGCACCTGGTCTCGGCCTCCGGGGCGCTGCCGCTGTCGGAGGTCACCCGGGTCTTCACCGAGTCCGCCGTGCTGATGTTCCGGGTCGTCGGCATCACCGGGCTGGCGATCGCGCTCGCCGACTACCTGGTGGTCCGCCACCAGACGATGACCAAGCTCAAGATGAGCCAGTACGAGATCAAGCAGGAGCACAAGAACTCCGAGGGCGACCCGCACATGAAGGCCCAGCGCCGGGCCACCCAGATGGCGATGTCCCGGAACCGGATGATGGCCGAGGTCGCCGACGCCGACGTGCTGCTGATCAACCCCACCCACGTCGCGGTCGCGCTGAAGTACGAGCCGCTGCGCGGGGCGCCCCGGGTCGTCGCCAAGGGCGCCGGGGAGGTCGCCACCCGGCTGCGGGCGCGGGCCGAGGAGTGCCGGGTGCCGATGGTCCAGGACATCCCGCTGGCCCGGGCGCTGCACGGCTCCTGCGACATCGGCCAGGAGGTGCCCGCGCAGCTGTTCACCGCGGTCGCCCGGGTGCTGGCCTTCGTGATGCACCTGTCCAACCGCGGGGTCCGCGGCGGCGTCCACCGGCCCGGCTTCGAGGCCCCCGACGTCGCCGGGCTGCCCCGGGCCAGGCGCCGCTGA